Proteins encoded by one window of Thermostichus vulcanus str. 'Rupite':
- a CDS encoding C45 family autoproteolytic acyltransferase/hydolase codes for MYGDPQQRGYQYGAQAALQIRHSIASYARQFAYRCGLTWHQSQTLAEGSLPWLERHTPQLLEEIQGIATGSGFTFSEILALNLRTEILARAVSGGSHPHYAAAVEHNRQAGVPQHPPDPVPEFKEIDEIDESNSSQAHPDWGECTTLAALPQVTATQHTYLAQTWDWVGAQRSACLVLRIHAPDHPPCLTLTEAGILAKIGLNQAGLAVTLNLLRSQQDGQTQSGGMPVHLLLRLLLQCETWQQALERVKSYPYTASSCVSLASASGQLISFELSPQGIGLHHPQRGLLVHTNHFLDPTLQVHELPPYVGSSTRQRLERASYLLHQSAQRGSLNAVALQEILRDRTNAPRCICRHPDPHLPAVDRTETVAAVVMDLNQQILHLAPGLPDQVEFVPIPIQP; via the coding sequence GTGTACGGAGATCCCCAGCAACGGGGTTACCAATACGGAGCCCAGGCGGCCCTGCAAATCCGCCACAGCATCGCCAGTTATGCCCGCCAGTTCGCTTACCGTTGTGGACTCACCTGGCACCAGTCCCAAACTTTAGCCGAGGGATCCCTGCCTTGGCTAGAACGCCACACTCCCCAGCTGCTGGAGGAGATCCAAGGCATTGCCACTGGCAGTGGTTTCACCTTCTCCGAGATTCTGGCCCTTAACCTACGTACTGAGATCTTAGCCCGAGCCGTATCTGGGGGATCCCATCCCCATTACGCTGCTGCAGTGGAACACAATCGTCAGGCCGGAGTGCCTCAGCACCCCCCGGATCCCGTCCCGGAATTCAAGGAGATCGATGAGATTGATGAGAGCAATTCCTCTCAAGCCCACCCAGATTGGGGAGAATGTACCACCCTGGCCGCCCTGCCCCAGGTCACCGCTACCCAGCACACCTACCTGGCCCAAACCTGGGATTGGGTCGGGGCTCAACGGTCAGCTTGCTTGGTTTTGCGGATTCATGCCCCAGATCATCCACCCTGTTTGACCTTGACCGAAGCCGGGATCCTCGCCAAAATCGGCCTCAACCAAGCGGGGCTGGCGGTAACCCTCAACCTGTTGCGCTCCCAGCAGGATGGCCAAACCCAGTCTGGGGGAATGCCCGTCCACTTGTTGTTGCGGCTGCTGTTACAGTGTGAGACTTGGCAGCAGGCACTGGAAAGGGTGAAATCCTACCCCTATACCGCTTCTTCTTGTGTCAGTTTGGCCAGTGCCAGCGGACAGTTGATCAGCTTTGAACTCAGCCCCCAGGGAATCGGTTTGCATCACCCTCAAAGGGGCCTCCTGGTGCATACCAACCACTTTCTCGATCCCACCCTGCAAGTGCATGAGCTACCCCCCTACGTGGGATCCTCCACAAGACAACGGCTGGAACGGGCCAGTTATCTCCTGCATCAGAGCGCCCAAAGGGGATCCCTCAACGCAGTTGCCTTACAAGAGATTTTGCGGGATCGGACGAATGCTCCCCGCTGCATTTGTCGCCATCCGGATCCCCATCTACCTGCTGTAGATCGCACCGAAACTGTGGCGGCTGTGGTGATGGATCTGAATCAGCAGATTTTGCACCTAGCTCCCGGCCTTCCCGATC